AACCACCCAAAAAAGGACCAaacaagaaaccctaattagaacTACAGATTAAGATGGAAAGGTGCAAGATTTATACCTCTAAAAGCTTTGCAATATGACTAAGATGCAGGATCTTGAAGCACCAACTCATTCCAATCTTGTAAaaccacttcttcttcttggaatgGACACTTGAAGAGTCACAAAGCACTTATCTAAGCTCAAAATGGTCTCACACAAGTTCTCTAGAGTATAAGGGCATTCTAAGGAAGTGAAGGCTCTCTAGGGCTAAGTTCAAGGGacttaaggttgcttaaataggtctcatgcccgacaattagggttttgactcccTGACGCATACGCCCGGTGTACCCTCATGTATGCCCATCGTACGTGAGACTCCTCCGCGATCAATCATgcagagtacgctaagcgtacccataggtacgcccaacatactcaaggGACCAGTTTTGCTCATAAGTAAAATCTTGAGGTTTTCATTACATACCAGATTTAGGGTGTTACAGATTAGAGCttaagtggttgtcctttgaatctatAGGATCATATTATAGTTGGTTGAGATTAACTTGGTGTCTCATTCATTTTtgtgttcaggataaaagttctCCTATATACCACTTCTATTCTAGTATCCAACAACAATGGTTGCTCTAATCAATCTCACTAAATGTGTTAAATGAAAATAGCAAATATTGTGGGTTTCCCTTCCAGAGCCACATTACTAGTTGTTGAAGAATATGATCGCAGGAAAGTCATAATGGAAAGATTCTTGATTAGAAAACAAAAAGGTGAAGAAATATGGAGGTCTAtgaaagaaggtcctcatgtCATGGTTAGGCAAATGGTTAGAGATGTTGTTGCTACTCTCATAGGTCAGGATAAGCTTCGTCCTGCTCCTCTAACTGCTAATGATGTAATGGTATGTAGTTAAACCGATGTAGCTCTAAGGTGAGGCATTTTTAAGTAACTATCAATTAAACCATACCTGACGATCTTATGAAATATGAGGGATGAGAAGAATCTTCAATACCTAATTATACATAATATTTATTCCCCTGATGGCTTAGGAACAATACAAGTttgtgttagggtgcaaagtcatgcttggatgtagtgttttaggctttcctctttgtatgtgtaaatgggttgagtctttcctataaataggaagtgagtgactcttATTAGGTAAGtgaatccatttggagtgttagactagagagagaaatttgtacaaacccatttgtatattctttctagatctaatatgagcttacaaagatttatttactccgtgtgttcttgattttacatgatgattcactagatctttatAATTCCACACATGcaatcataatcaacaccactacaattggtatcagagcgggtgttcttgatttgatcaagaattgatccttgatggctttcttgatttggtgattcattttatgatcttggatcttcgtgttttagagagtttttggattctagaaatcgaattcatctttgattctattcataattcgattttcttcactagaattcaagtgattttactttctctctctagaaaacccattcaaaatcactttctctctctagaattcttcaagtttttgtgatcatggtggatTTGCCaaatgattcttggattgtgatcattAAAGATGTGagatacaaagtcaatgaagatcaattttatgggttggtgttaagcaaattgatttcatggggtaatatggtttcttatgaagatttgaaggatgatcatggaagattgatatttcaaccactttgtaagattgtttcgttgaataaaattgccttgtccatattagtttgtagtagaaatcaaaaggaatGAGAAAAAAGAGACTTGTTcaataagaaatacatttctctaatcgaaaacccaaatgatcttcgtgctcttaagtttcttgaagttcttgataatggagttcaatgagatgttcttgatgttcaagaaaaaggagttcaagttgattctcatgatgaaaaagttttttgctcgattggagttcaaaccgatgatattttgtgttcttgtgattcgtttgaaggaatgattccttatcggaagccggtgattcaagaaaatcacaagtatcaaactccaaaagatttgattcaaactcaaaatgttcatgttgttgaaagtgggtttgttcatggagtcaagtctttaagatgcaaaaagatgagaaagcaaaagaagaagaagaagatcaatcGCAAAAACAAgtgggtttactcacaaaaatcgtcatatgttgtgaagtcgaaatccatgaagcaaatttaggttccaaagcaacaatctccaaatgttgcattgaatttgaagtcaaaacccaaaagtgttggtggttcttttgaagttgttcttggatcgttgaagaacatgaagaacacgaagaacgatttgtacatctcgcataatgggtggtacaatgttcaaattggagattttctcGTTCCAACTAAAGAACCAAGATCGTCTAAATTTGATTCGATCGTTGCAAACGGAACTCGAttcatcaaaaaggtatctcaaattctcaaacggattccaaaacatccatgattttgatttgtgatttacgcttttcatttttgatcgatttgtctcattggatcaaatttgtttcaaccctgttgattgatccaattttttttagatcaagcccaaaaaaacattaattttgtTTTGATAAAATCATAAGCCCAATCCAATTTTCTCACTATTCACTCAAGTTGGATTTCTAGCCCAAATTAATGATCGAACATTTCATTTGTTATTGATTTTTTGAGTCAATATTCTCGATCACACTAAAAAGGAGTCTGTACTCGAACAAATTGGAATCGAAAGTATGGAGATTAAGATCGATTACAACTGGACATCGACAAGTGTATTCATTTGATATGATCGACATCGACTTGGCATTAGGAAAGATTGAAGTCTGATAATGAGTAACGAAGGCAGTGAAATTGTTTAGAGTATTATCGCTGATGAAGATTTTTGATTGATTTTGTTAGTCGATGCTTTGAAATAGGAACATTTGAGGTTGATTATTCACGATTTTGGATTCGattgaggttgatttgaaaacGAAAGTGTCGATTGTTTGAGTATTGACGTCGAATCGATTTGCTTTTGGATAATCGACTAGATTTGGAAGTCAACATGAGTGGATGGAAATCGATATTTGAATATCGATATTTGATTGTTGATTGTTCGAAATCGATAGGGATTTTTTGGATATGATAGATTTGAGAATGAAACTGAATGATCTCGTATGTTTGTTTTGGAGTTGATTGTTGTGAAGTTTAAGTCAATTTCACATCTGGAATCGAAAAGTCAAGAACATGATGAACAGCGATGAAGAACAGTTCGAATAGCATGTTTGATCTAAAATTGCTCTGAAAAGTTGTCAATTTGTTGTTTGTCATCAAATGAACGAAAAATCAAACTAACAAAGGTCAAAATTGGGTTCTTAACTGTGTTCGATATCTCATTTTGATTTGGAAGTCAAAGTATATGAagcaaaagtcaaaattggatcGAAAGGTGATGATTTGGTGTCGATGTTGAATGAAAAATGACGAACAAAGTCTGTACTTAGAATAGAGATGTCGATTTTGGTCGATGGGTATTACTAAACATCGATGATCGATAGTCGCTACTTGTCTTTAATGTCTTATTCGACTGGAACACGGTGATTTGGGGAAGAACAAAAAGAGTTTCAGTTTGCACCCCCGAACTTTCAACAAAATGGTAGAAAAGGTGCAGATTCGAAATGGGAGTAAAAGTGATGATATAACCTGAATTTTTGCATTTAGCCCCTGCAGTTTCGAAACGTTGGCAGAAAATACCCAACTTCGAAATTGGGCTAATTTTCTGAGATATTGAAGAATGTTCATTTCTGGTCCCTACAGTTTGTGCGAATTAACATTTTCTACCCAGTTTCATAAATGGGGGAGaatttcgcatatttggctgttttggcGCAATGGGTCcttgcaagtttcagaaagtgacaatttctaccagGTTTTTgataaatcttgcaactttcacccaaaaagtcaaaaaatttcataaattggaaattttttgtggctttttcgtgattgtttttccgtgcaagatttttggtgattcatttttggtacacatcaaggtgGAGTATTTTGAAgtctattcctcgggcgcttctcaaccttaatgggttttataatcattttttgattataaaaagggggagaatgatgggtattcgaagcttctcgggtttgtcgaatattcatttgtggatttgaagaccggtgttacttcgagggggagtttggtcttgatcgtgcTAGCTCATTGAagattaaagccggacatccaatcctaactttgagggggagaatgttaaggtgcaaagtcatgcttggatgtagtgttttaggctttcctctttgtatgtgtaaatgggttgagtctttcctataaataggaagtgagtgactcccattaggtaagtgaatccatttggagtgttagactagagagagaaatttgtacaaacccatttgtatattctttctagatctaatatgagcttacaaagatttatttactccttgtgttcttgattttacatgatgattcactagatctttaattccgcacatgccatcataatcaacaccactacagttTAGAGTTGTGGCTTTTTCGATTTAGTTTTCAGTTCCAATACCAGGTGGTTTTATTCGGTTTCTATCTGGATATCTTCTCCACGACCGGCTTCCCACCAATAGATGTTTTGCACATAACAAAACATGTGGCCTTCTTCGTGTAATTTCTTGGTAAAAACTATACTCCATCATCGATGCTTCGATCAGTAATCCCTAAAAATGAATGTTTCGCCCTATATTTGCTTCAAATTCTCCACTTGAACTTAATCCTCAACCCACCGCCTTGGAATAGAACACCACTTCATGCTTCACTGGTTTCATCCCTACATTTGCGAAGCCCAGAAACCAGTTTCTACTTTCCATGCCTGAAATACCTAAGCATGATCTCGATACAAATTGCGTAGCCGTCTGACTTTGCTCCAATGTTTTCGTAGGATTGAAACCCATAATCTCTATAAACTTTCGATGTTTCATGAGGAACCCAATAACTCTTCCCCTGCATCACGCCCTTCTTATGGAATTGAATTCACAGAAGCAGGCCAGTTTCTTCAGGGTGATATCCACGGATAGAATGGAAAGAAAGTAGCAAAAAAAGAATTGAAGGAACCAATTCTTTCAAGGTTAATTATAGGATTGAAATTTGTTAGGGCAACATCTGATTTGTCTTCAGGACAGATCTTACAGTTGGAAGGGGCAATTTCATACATTCTAGTGGTCATAAATATTAACAACAAACTGGGGAATGAAGACGGTAATCACTACTCGTTTGATGCTATTTCTTTAGGCATGCCTTTATCTTTACCACTTCCATTGTGCTCCCTTTGTCAATACCAAACTCCTACGGTGATCAAACCTTTGAGAATGTTTTATTATAGTGGGCTTCAAATATCTACAAATGGGTTTTCTGATTTGATTGTTGTGGCAGAAAGTGCATTAGGGGTTGTTCATAAAGGGGTGTTAAAATTTGGGCTAGTGGTGGATGTCAAACAGTCAAAGATTTGTGGGCAGATCTATATAAGGAGGTGAGAATATTAAGTTGTACACAACATATAGATGTTGTATTGTTAGCTGGGTTTGGCATTGAATGGAATCAAAGGCTGTTAGTTTTTTAGTATATGTGCAATGGCTTTCAAGACATTCATTTACATGTGATCAAGGGAACACACTTGGACTGGTCATCACGTTTGTTAATAGCAATTAGAATAGCAACAAGATTATGGTACCTTCATGAAGATTACAGGGTGGGGTGTATAGTTCACAAAGACATGCAGCTTAAAAACATTTTCTTAACCTATGATTACAAGCCTTTGGTGGCTGATTTTGGCCCCATTAGCTTCCACTCTGAATAAGACTTGTGTAATGATGGAGGACGAGTCTTTAGAATTTCAGGGTATCAAGCACCAGAACACTTCACTGGAGAACTAATAGCAGAAAAAGTTGACATATACACTTTTGGATATGTATTGCTGGAGCTAATCATATGTATAAAAATCAGGACACTACAAGGGGACAAGGCACACAATTTTTGGCATAATATTTATGCATCACAAGATATGGAATTAGTACATCTTCTAGCTAATAAGCATAAATTTCTTAAAAAGAAAATGAGATTTTTCTTTAAACAAGTTTTGCTATCAGCACCGAAATTGAGCACTTTAGATTGGAGGATTCCCATCTTTTGTCTTGTTTCCTGTTCTATCATTGCACGTGGGGAACAAGTTGATTGGAGGTTAACTTGGTGGAAAGGGCGACTGGTTGAAGAAGCTACAGGGAAGGAAGCATAggcaattcatatacattttcttgAAACAAGTCTTGAGGACAAGACTTTTTTGAAGGCGGGAGTAATGATACGAATTGAGTATTGTTGGGCCCAAATACTATTAAAGCAAAAGTCATATAGGGTTTGTCTAGAAGGCCCAATAAAGGGTAAAACAGGAAATTCACATGGATCGGCTAGGATTATAATAAATAGTGAGAAATGTCACAGTAAGGGATGTCGAGAAAATTGATAGTGTAATACTTTGTATTGGCTCTTAAGCTTTCGGCTTAGAGAGAGGAAGATTCTCTGGGCAATCTTTTTAGATTGTGTTAATCGTTTAATCAATTAGTCCATTTCATCATCTTCTTTCTTTTCAATCGTTCTCTATTTGATCATATTtcatcaaaccctaatttttgtttGTCATCATAAAGCAAAACCATAAAATTTAGTTTCTATAATTTACTATGGGAGTGCAACTTTCAAATAAATATACGATACGTGAATAATTTCTATAATTTAGTCTAAATTATATTAAATTTTCACCAAGAATGGTTCTCTTCTATTTATTCCGTTGTTTTTTCCCATAAAAACAAACTTACctacaaaaattctttttttcaaaaaccaaaaatcGTTGGCAAATACTCACCATCGTCAAAGCAgccaaattaatttaaaataataataataataataattgttatttTGAGAACAAATGAGTCATTCataaaaatataagaaaaaaaaaaccaataatttttctaatttgaacaaaaatacaaaaaaaaaaaaaaaaaaaaaaaaaagtaaaaaaacacCATATATATTTTGCCAAGAATTTGACTTTTATCTATGTTATtgtcctttatttgaaaagtaaaTTAatgtaaaaataatataattttttgttttatatgtAGTTGTTTGTGCTATATTTTTCTCAAATAAAAAGAAGTACTCTGttttctaaataaaaacaaaCTACAAATACTACATGAAAGTTTGCATCGTGTATTAGCAGATGTACATCATCTCGCTGAAATGGATTTCCTTAAATTCTGAAAGAAGACAACCAAAATACAACGTCACCATTATTAACATTGGAAGATGGTTATAAGGGATAAAGTTGGATGACTATGAAATTATTCATCCCTGCCGTTTCTATATCTATATATCCAATATccctcttttctttttcttttttcatacCTGATCACATAAACAGCCTGACTCAGTGTTTTTTAAATTTGTCTTTCAAAACCTGCTAATTTCTTTATAAAAAGGAGAAAACGAAAAGATGTTGGAAGGAAAAGCACTGGTAGAAGATACAGACATGCCAATCAAGATGCAGATCCAAGCCATGGCTTATGCTTCTCAAGCTTTAGATCTCTTTGATGTTCTTGACTGCAAATCGATTGCTGCCCACATCAAAAAGGTGAAACTTTACACCTCAAAATCCCATCTTTCTATCTCTATATATTTAAATGTGTGTAttaatgtatatgtatgtatgtatatccATCTGGGTTGTATGAATCTTGAAGAAAATATTAAAGTTTTTGTGGGGtttgattatttttattattatacaaATGGATTATTAATGGTAACAGGAGTTTGACAAGAGATATGGGAATGGATGGCAATGTGTGGTGGGATCAAATTTTGGATGTTTCTTCACTCACACCAAAGGAACTTTCATCTACTTTACACTCGAGACACTCAGTTTCCTCATCTTCAAAGGAGCTTCGTCTCTTTCTTCATCATCCTAATCATCTTCTCTTCCAGATCTTTTAAATTAGCGAAAACCGACAAGaaagtaggaaatatatataTCTTGTGTAATAGCTAATGTTAGGGATATGCAGTTTAGTTGTCTTCTGTTGGTTTTTGTAATGCAGATTACTAATGTATGATGTATTTTGTTTCCTTTTATCCAGAGTTAGAGAAAAGATCAAAATAGTTTACTAAGAactaatgataataataatggcaTGATAGCAAAACTTTAAAAAGTACAGAATATGTCGGTAAAACTCTTTCCCCAAGAGCAGACATCT
The genomic region above belongs to Lactuca sativa cultivar Salinas chromosome 4, Lsat_Salinas_v11, whole genome shotgun sequence and contains:
- the LOC111886849 gene encoding dynein light chain 1, cytoplasmic, which gives rise to MLEGKALVEDTDMPIKMQIQAMAYASQALDLFDVLDCKSIAAHIKKEFDKRYGNGWQCVVGSNFGCFFTHTKGTFIYFTLETLSFLIFKGASSLSSSS